The following proteins come from a genomic window of Halorussus halophilus:
- a CDS encoding RimK family alpha-L-glutamate ligase — translation MSDDGSGVRIGVLSLHNSKETKAILNAIEDLGHEPHWLREENTAVNIEDGTVELEPDVDLVANRLLLSNTEQPSESLGLAKIYDEVLPVLNSPSSVMTAIHKFSTATALAEDGIPVPDALLALSNDRLNDGRDKFGEEAVYKTAIGTHGGGTWKVGADELVNPRVGDRMAFLQELIERDDTAHRDLRVYVVGDRIVGAMNRYAPENDWRTNVALGGDVEDMTDKIPRDVADIARDAANTIGLDYAGVDLIEGHDGWYVLEVNPTAGFKGLFKATGRSAAPYIAQLAIEEAGGSVDEAKVEDLSASLDDSVPACKPMPKDAPSSEPIVIGYTEEVLVSGTSGSEMATAKSDTGATRTSIDTKLAAKIGAGPIKSLTRVKSGSRKGSKSRPVVDVVVGVGGNRHTVTASIEDRSHMDYPVLLGRDILKHYQVDVRRRTEEEYSDKEETLEEEEEEESK, via the coding sequence ATGAGCGACGACGGTTCTGGTGTGCGCATCGGTGTACTGAGTCTCCACAACAGCAAGGAAACGAAAGCCATTCTCAACGCGATAGAGGACCTCGGACACGAACCTCACTGGCTTCGGGAAGAGAATACGGCCGTCAACATCGAAGACGGAACCGTCGAACTAGAACCCGACGTGGACCTCGTCGCCAATCGTCTGCTCTTGTCGAACACTGAACAGCCCTCAGAGTCGCTCGGTCTCGCCAAAATCTACGACGAAGTGCTCCCAGTGTTGAACAGTCCGAGTTCCGTGATGACGGCTATCCACAAGTTCTCGACGGCGACTGCGCTCGCCGAGGACGGGATTCCCGTGCCCGACGCACTGCTCGCGCTGTCGAACGACCGACTGAACGACGGCCGCGACAAGTTCGGCGAGGAAGCCGTCTACAAGACTGCTATCGGCACTCACGGCGGCGGCACGTGGAAGGTCGGTGCTGACGAACTGGTCAATCCGCGCGTCGGCGACCGGATGGCCTTCTTGCAGGAACTCATCGAGCGCGACGACACCGCACACCGGGACCTGCGCGTCTACGTCGTCGGCGACCGCATCGTCGGCGCGATGAACCGCTACGCCCCCGAGAACGACTGGCGGACGAACGTTGCGCTCGGCGGGGACGTAGAGGACATGACCGACAAGATTCCGAGAGACGTCGCCGACATTGCACGCGACGCGGCCAACACCATCGGACTCGACTACGCGGGCGTGGACCTCATCGAAGGCCACGACGGTTGGTACGTCCTCGAAGTGAACCCTACTGCAGGATTCAAGGGACTGTTCAAGGCGACGGGACGGAGTGCCGCCCCGTACATCGCGCAACTCGCCATCGAGGAGGCTGGCGGCTCAGTGGACGAAGCGAAAGTCGAAGACCTCTCGGCGTCGCTGGACGACTCCGTGCCCGCCTGCAAACCGATGCCGAAGGACGCACCCTCCAGCGAACCAATCGTCATCGGCTACACCGAAGAGGTGCTGGTCAGCGGGACCAGTGGCTCGGAGATGGCGACGGCGAAGTCCGACACGGGCGCGACCCGGACGAGCATCGACACGAAACTCGCGGCGAAAATCGGCGCGGGCCCCATCAAGAGTCTGACCCGCGTCAAGTCCGGCAGTCGGAAGGGGAGCAAGTCCCGGCCGGTCGTGGACGTGGTGGTCGGCGTCGGCGGGAACCGTCACACCGTCACCGCGAGCATCGAAGACCGCAGTCACATGGACTATCCGGTCCTGCTCGGCCGCGACATCCTGAAACACTACCAAGTGGACGTGCGCCGCCGCACCGAGGAAGAGTACAGCGACAAAGAAGAGACGTTAGAAGAGGAAGAAGAGGAAGAATCGAAGTAA
- a CDS encoding lipopolysaccharide biosynthesis protein, translating to MASDSAVSEDEMQSESDTSLSSEGGDAVQSETDAVEARLEDALERVAHGATVSVPSILLQRGLTLAFTAVLTNGFAPSAYGLFALARRLQRFPLWVTLGFRSGLSRFLPNAESDAERNALATFASLLLVGVASLFGIALFTAAPLVTSVTDKGAQFRLFLRIFAVGLPAAVWLFTVTEIFRGLEAVGPLNLTLRVGFPVAQLLVGVVGTVVFHDLALVAASVLVSMGLVGVAAAIWLVRERGFRPRLRGPDASKLRKKYLRFTLPLFLGGFATTTQRLGFYPLIALFLSDVAGGVFAIGVLLGTLVRLPLMGINQFIPPVAAALNEENRDEALRRLYHVTSRLVLVGVTALAIPVVVFRQTVMGLFGPTFVQYAPLLPGFVVAQFAACAAGSVGILLTMTDNQRALLVVNVAITAFLTVTAIPLTLNFGLPGLVASYLLMLTVNNGLEVAVLYYLEGLQPFTKLHAKPLLAAVPSSLVALGVRVFLSGVLALVVGTIVGLVVYAGCLRLLGFTRVERRLVTTLVGRYREVVSGKWRALGQ from the coding sequence GTGGCGTCTGACTCTGCGGTGTCGGAAGACGAGATGCAGTCTGAGAGCGATACGTCTCTCTCGTCCGAGGGCGGCGACGCCGTGCAATCCGAAACTGACGCCGTCGAAGCACGTCTCGAAGACGCCCTCGAACGAGTCGCCCACGGCGCGACCGTCTCGGTCCCGAGCATCCTCCTTCAGCGCGGGCTGACACTCGCCTTCACTGCCGTCCTCACGAACGGGTTCGCGCCGAGCGCCTACGGGTTGTTCGCGCTCGCGCGGCGACTCCAACGGTTCCCGCTCTGGGTCACACTCGGCTTCCGGAGCGGACTGAGTCGGTTTTTGCCGAACGCCGAGTCGGACGCCGAGCGCAACGCGCTGGCGACGTTCGCGAGTCTGCTCCTCGTCGGCGTCGCCAGCCTGTTCGGCATCGCGCTCTTTACGGCGGCCCCGCTGGTGACCAGCGTTACCGACAAGGGGGCACAGTTCCGCCTCTTCTTGCGCATCTTCGCTGTCGGGCTTCCCGCCGCAGTGTGGCTGTTCACGGTCACGGAGATTTTTCGCGGTCTCGAAGCAGTCGGCCCGCTCAATCTCACGCTCCGGGTCGGCTTTCCGGTCGCGCAACTACTCGTCGGCGTCGTCGGCACCGTCGTCTTCCACGACCTCGCGCTCGTCGCGGCGAGCGTGCTGGTTTCGATGGGCCTCGTCGGCGTCGCGGCGGCAATCTGGTTGGTCCGGGAACGGGGCTTTCGGCCGCGACTTCGTGGCCCGGACGCGTCGAAGCTCCGGAAGAAGTATCTCCGATTCACCCTCCCGCTTTTCCTCGGCGGCTTCGCGACGACGACCCAACGGCTGGGGTTCTACCCGCTCATCGCGCTGTTCCTCTCGGACGTTGCCGGGGGCGTCTTCGCCATCGGCGTCCTGCTCGGGACGCTCGTCCGACTCCCGCTGATGGGCATCAACCAGTTCATCCCGCCAGTCGCGGCGGCGCTCAACGAGGAGAACCGCGACGAAGCACTGCGGCGTCTGTACCACGTAACGAGCAGGCTCGTCTTGGTCGGCGTCACCGCGCTGGCGATTCCGGTCGTTGTCTTCCGACAGACCGTGATGGGGTTGTTCGGCCCGACATTCGTCCAGTACGCACCGCTCCTGCCCGGATTCGTCGTCGCACAGTTCGCGGCCTGTGCGGCGGGGAGCGTCGGTATCCTGCTGACGATGACCGACAACCAGCGCGCGCTCCTCGTCGTCAACGTGGCCATCACGGCGTTTCTGACCGTAACCGCGATTCCGCTGACGCTGAACTTCGGACTGCCCGGACTCGTCGCCAGCTATCTGCTGATGCTCACGGTGAACAACGGACTCGAAGTCGCGGTGCTGTACTACCTCGAAGGGCTACAGCCGTTCACGAAACTGCACGCGAAACCGTTGCTGGCGGCAGTTCCGTCCTCGTTGGTCGCGCTCGGCGTTCGGGTATTCTTGTCGGGCGTTCTCGCGCTCGTCGTGGGGACCATCGTTGGACTGGTTGTGTATGCTGGTTGCCTGCGCTTGCTCGGCTTTACTCGGGTCGAACGTCGTCTGGTGACGACGCTCGTCGGACGGTATCGGGAGGTCGTCTCCGGCAAGTGGCGCGCGCTGGGCCAGTAG
- a CDS encoding DUF7344 domain-containing protein, whose amino-acid sequence MMDADSPDASEGYVGTERDISPTLDATLDLLSNRRRRYVLYYLRKQGGTVSLAELAERITEWDDSETQSTEKVVADLYHSHLPRMDDAGVVSFDERSNAVTLTEDRQSPLSEYLDLAAREENLV is encoded by the coding sequence ATGATGGATGCGGATTCCCCGGACGCGTCCGAAGGCTACGTGGGTACGGAGAGGGACATCTCACCGACGCTCGACGCGACGCTCGACTTGCTGTCGAACCGTCGCCGTCGGTACGTCCTCTACTACCTCCGGAAACAGGGTGGTACGGTCTCGCTCGCCGAACTGGCCGAGCGAATTACAGAGTGGGACGACAGCGAGACCCAATCGACGGAGAAGGTCGTCGCCGACCTCTACCACAGCCACCTCCCACGGATGGACGACGCTGGCGTCGTCTCGTTCGACGAACGTTCGAACGCGGTGACGCTCACCGAGGACCGACAGTCACCGCTGTCGGAGTATCTCGACCTCGCTGCCCGCGAGGAGAATCTCGTCTAA
- a CDS encoding succinylglutamate desuccinylase/aspartoacylase family protein: MAGSDAEAFTYNGGIVEPGETQNIRYGISETYLGDPVRIPVTIVNGAEPGPTVFLSAAAHGDELNGIEVVREVAHEWNHDDLCGTLVCMPVLNVPGFLAQERYLPIYDRDLNRSFPGRAGSTSAKRMAHQIFRNFIAPCDLGLDFHTSTRGRTNMLHVRGDTSDPEVSRLAKAFGSNVIISSSGPSGTLRREASDYGVPTITIEMGEAHRFQRQFIDRGLEGVKSVLAEYGVHRTNAVRWPGWRTIIDEDMEKTWLRADTGGLVEMHYDRGSLVYEGDTICTITNPFKTDSDSVEAPFTGLLVGVLENPVVYPGNPLCHMVELEADTRRALKRDRAQSDDPNGDAAPPPEHTLPPESR; encoded by the coding sequence ATGGCCGGGTCGGACGCTGAGGCGTTCACGTACAACGGCGGCATCGTCGAACCGGGCGAGACCCAGAACATCCGCTACGGTATCAGCGAGACGTATCTGGGCGACCCAGTTCGCATCCCCGTCACCATCGTCAACGGCGCGGAACCGGGTCCGACGGTGTTCCTCTCCGCGGCGGCCCACGGCGACGAACTGAACGGCATCGAAGTCGTCAGAGAAGTCGCCCACGAGTGGAACCACGACGACCTCTGTGGAACCTTAGTCTGCATGCCGGTGCTGAACGTCCCTGGATTTCTGGCCCAAGAACGCTACCTCCCCATCTACGACCGCGACCTGAACCGGTCGTTCCCCGGACGCGCGGGTTCGACCAGCGCCAAGCGCATGGCCCACCAGATATTCCGCAACTTCATCGCACCGTGTGACCTCGGACTGGACTTTCACACTTCGACGCGCGGCCGGACGAACATGCTCCACGTTCGTGGGGACACCTCCGACCCCGAAGTCTCTCGACTCGCCAAGGCATTCGGGTCGAACGTCATCATCTCCTCGTCGGGACCATCGGGAACCTTGCGTCGAGAAGCCAGCGATTACGGCGTCCCGACGATTACCATCGAGATGGGCGAAGCCCATCGCTTCCAGCGACAGTTCATCGACCGCGGCTTGGAGGGCGTCAAGAGCGTTCTCGCAGAGTACGGTGTCCACCGAACGAACGCGGTTCGTTGGCCGGGCTGGCGCACCATCATCGACGAGGACATGGAGAAGACGTGGCTCCGGGCGGACACCGGTGGACTGGTCGAGATGCACTACGACCGAGGCTCGCTCGTCTACGAGGGAGACACAATCTGTACCATCACGAACCCGTTCAAGACCGACAGCGACAGCGTGGAAGCACCCTTCACTGGACTTCTCGTCGGGGTGCTTGAGAACCCGGTCGTCTATCCGGGGAATCCACTCTGTCACATGGTCGAACTGGAGGCGGACACGCGGCGCGCACTCAAACGTGACCGGGCACAGAGCGACGACCCGAACGGGGACGCGGCACCGCCACCGGAGCATACGTTGCCGCCCGAGAGTCGGTGA
- the katG gene encoding catalase/peroxidase HPI, whose translation MGGSDHEWWPDKLSLKILDQNARESDPMGEEFDYADEFESLDLDAVKEDIEAVMTDSQDWWPADYGHYGPLFIRMAWHSAGTYRTRDGRGGAAGGRQRFAPLNSWPDNANLDKARRLLWPVKQKYGRKLSWADLMILAGNVAIESMGAKTFGFAGGREDAFEPDEAVYWGPEDEMEASDRFDDDGELQDPLGATVMGLIYVNPEGPDGQPDPEASAENIRESFSRMAMNDEETVALIAGGHTFGKVHGADDPENLGPEPEAAPIEKQGLGWESDYESGKGADTITSGIEGPWTQAPIDWDLGYIDNLLDYEWEPEKGPGGAWQWTPTDDELVDTVPDAHDSSKQQTPMMLTTDIALKKDPDYREIVERFQDNPMEFGMAFAKAWYKLTHRDMGPPERFLGPEVPDEEMLWQDPLPDADYGTIGDEEAAELKEEILDSDLSVSQLVKTAWASASTYRDSDKRGGANGARIRLEPQQSWEVNEPDQLATVLETLEGIQAEFNSSRSDGTKVSLADLIVLGGNAAVEQAAKDAGYDVDVPFEPGRVDATQKQTDVESFEALKPDADGFRNYLGDEADRPAEELLVDKAELLNLTADEMTVLVGGMRALNANYDDSDLGVFTDRPETLTNDFFVNLLGMDTEWEPVSDAENVFEGHDRETGELKWKGSRVDLIFGSHSRLRAIAEVYGTDDAEERFVRDFVDTWSKVMKLDRFDLE comes from the coding sequence ATGGGAGGCTCCGACCACGAATGGTGGCCGGACAAGCTGAGCTTGAAGATTCTCGACCAGAACGCTCGCGAGAGCGACCCGATGGGCGAGGAGTTCGACTACGCCGATGAGTTCGAGTCACTCGACCTCGACGCCGTGAAGGAGGACATCGAAGCGGTGATGACCGATTCGCAGGATTGGTGGCCAGCCGACTACGGCCACTACGGCCCGCTGTTCATCCGGATGGCGTGGCACAGCGCCGGAACGTACCGCACCCGAGACGGCCGCGGCGGCGCGGCTGGCGGTAGACAACGGTTTGCCCCCCTCAACAGTTGGCCGGACAACGCGAACCTCGACAAGGCTCGCCGACTGCTCTGGCCGGTCAAACAGAAATACGGCCGCAAACTCTCGTGGGCCGACCTGATGATATTGGCCGGAAACGTCGCCATCGAGTCGATGGGAGCCAAGACGTTCGGCTTCGCTGGCGGTCGCGAGGACGCCTTCGAGCCCGACGAGGCCGTCTACTGGGGGCCCGAGGACGAGATGGAAGCGTCCGACCGCTTCGACGACGACGGAGAACTTCAGGACCCGCTCGGCGCTACCGTGATGGGTCTCATCTACGTGAATCCGGAGGGGCCGGACGGCCAGCCCGACCCGGAGGCGTCGGCGGAGAACATCCGAGAGTCGTTCAGCCGCATGGCGATGAACGACGAGGAGACGGTCGCGCTCATCGCCGGCGGACACACGTTCGGGAAAGTCCACGGTGCTGACGACCCCGAGAACCTCGGCCCCGAGCCCGAAGCGGCCCCAATCGAAAAGCAGGGCCTCGGCTGGGAGAGCGACTACGAGTCCGGCAAAGGTGCCGACACCATCACTAGCGGTATCGAGGGCCCGTGGACCCAAGCCCCCATCGACTGGGACTTGGGCTACATCGACAACCTGCTCGACTACGAGTGGGAGCCGGAGAAAGGACCCGGCGGTGCGTGGCAGTGGACGCCGACAGACGACGAGTTAGTGGACACCGTGCCCGACGCCCACGACTCGTCGAAGCAGCAAACCCCGATGATGCTCACGACGGACATCGCCCTGAAGAAGGACCCGGACTACCGGGAAATCGTCGAGCGGTTCCAAGACAATCCGATGGAGTTCGGGATGGCCTTCGCCAAAGCGTGGTACAAACTAACCCACCGTGACATGGGCCCGCCCGAGCGGTTCCTCGGTCCGGAGGTTCCCGACGAAGAGATGCTGTGGCAGGACCCGCTCCCCGACGCCGACTACGGGACGATTGGGGACGAGGAGGCCGCCGAACTCAAAGAAGAGATTCTCGATTCGGACCTCTCCGTCTCCCAACTGGTCAAGACCGCGTGGGCGTCCGCATCGACGTACCGAGACAGCGACAAGCGCGGTGGCGCGAACGGAGCCCGCATCCGCCTCGAACCGCAGCAGAGCTGGGAAGTGAACGAACCGGATCAACTGGCGACAGTACTGGAGACGCTGGAAGGAATTCAGGCGGAGTTCAACAGCTCTCGGTCCGACGGGACGAAGGTCTCGCTCGCCGACCTGATCGTGCTGGGCGGCAACGCAGCCGTCGAGCAGGCGGCGAAGGATGCAGGTTACGACGTGGACGTACCGTTCGAACCGGGACGCGTGGACGCCACGCAGAAACAGACCGACGTCGAGTCCTTCGAGGCACTCAAACCGGACGCGGACGGGTTCCGGAACTACCTCGGTGACGAGGCCGACCGACCGGCAGAGGAACTGCTGGTTGACAAGGCAGAACTGCTGAACCTGACCGCCGACGAGATGACGGTACTGGTCGGCGGCATGCGCGCACTGAACGCGAACTACGACGACTCCGACCTCGGCGTCTTCACCGACCGACCCGAGACGTTGACCAACGACTTCTTCGTGAACCTGCTCGGCATGGACACGGAGTGGGAACCGGTCTCGGACGCAGAAAACGTCTTCGAAGGCCACGACCGTGAGACGGGCGAACTCAAGTGGAAGGGGTCCCGCGTCGATCTGATCTTCGGCTCGCACTCCCGACTTCGAGCAATCGCGGAAGTGTACGGAACTGACGACGCAGAGGAGCGGTTCGTGCGTGACTTCGTGGACACGTGGAGCAAAGTCATGAAGCTCGACCGCTTCGACCTGGAGTAA
- a CDS encoding vanadium-dependent haloperoxidase, whose protein sequence is MGVLATGLPADRAHAREESESNSDDGDAEYEEDGRVRAAYRMRKYVAKAQLYDGSQPAYETNGDRERYEDQIATFSKGLPHDDTGEVSSDAYQALDHALETGDPDDFEAVPLGDGTRQLKDPQAAFGFELVGCDPHDTAVPPPPAFESEAAAAEMAGLYWRTHCLDVPFSEYGESDRVADAAADLQKFSGRDPSAETLFADVAGDRPGPRISQFLWQTYARGALQVDQRLRTGEPGIFYVTDYDEWLASQRGAAPSTTQYFDDTERYVRSGRDLAEFVHEDVPIQPFDSAVLFLLGREAPVNPTLPFEGAPLDPSIPYETGGPSVPFVNFGFFDAMDAVVSCLDCALSAAWFHKWLLHRRLRPEKYGGRIHNQLTDEADYPIPDELLDSPVLDRIYDRHDSYLLPQVYPEGAPLHPAYPSGHAAVAGACATVIKAYFDESFVFDDPVRASADGTQLRRDVEQDLTLRDEVDKLAANVAYGRVWATVHYASDARAGLRLGEQVALDLLWGRKHTSHLADQFDGWQLTTFDGEQITV, encoded by the coding sequence ATGGGAGTTTTGGCCACTGGATTGCCTGCCGATAGAGCGCACGCTCGCGAGGAGTCTGAGAGCAATTCGGACGACGGAGATGCAGAATACGAGGAAGACGGGAGAGTTCGGGCCGCCTATCGCATGCGGAAGTACGTCGCGAAAGCACAACTTTACGACGGTTCACAGCCAGCGTACGAAACCAACGGGGACCGCGAGCGGTACGAAGACCAAATAGCGACGTTTTCGAAGGGACTTCCGCACGACGACACTGGAGAGGTCTCATCCGACGCGTATCAGGCGCTCGACCACGCGCTCGAGACTGGCGACCCCGACGACTTCGAGGCTGTGCCACTCGGCGACGGGACCCGGCAGCTGAAAGATCCACAGGCCGCGTTCGGGTTCGAACTCGTCGGTTGCGACCCACACGACACGGCGGTGCCGCCACCACCGGCGTTCGAGAGCGAGGCGGCCGCCGCCGAGATGGCAGGTCTGTACTGGCGCACCCACTGCTTGGACGTGCCCTTCTCGGAGTACGGCGAGAGCGACCGTGTCGCGGACGCGGCGGCCGACCTCCAGAAGTTTTCGGGGCGTGACCCGTCGGCGGAGACGCTGTTCGCCGACGTCGCGGGCGACCGACCCGGGCCACGAATCTCGCAGTTCCTCTGGCAGACGTACGCCCGCGGTGCCTTGCAGGTGGACCAGCGACTCCGGACCGGAGAACCGGGCATCTTCTACGTGACCGACTACGACGAGTGGCTCGCCAGTCAGCGCGGGGCCGCTCCGAGTACGACACAGTACTTCGACGACACGGAGCGGTACGTCCGGAGCGGTCGAGACCTCGCAGAGTTCGTCCACGAAGACGTGCCGATACAGCCGTTCGACAGCGCAGTGTTGTTCTTGCTCGGGAGAGAAGCGCCGGTCAACCCCACGCTACCGTTCGAGGGCGCGCCGCTCGACCCTTCGATTCCCTACGAGACGGGCGGCCCCTCGGTTCCGTTCGTCAACTTCGGGTTCTTCGACGCGATGGACGCCGTCGTCAGTTGTCTCGACTGTGCGCTGAGTGCCGCGTGGTTCCACAAGTGGCTCCTGCACCGCAGACTTCGCCCGGAGAAGTACGGCGGACGCATACACAACCAGTTGACCGACGAGGCAGATTACCCGATTCCCGACGAACTACTCGATTCACCGGTTCTCGACCGCATCTACGACCGTCACGACTCCTACCTCTTGCCGCAGGTGTATCCCGAGGGCGCACCGCTCCACCCCGCGTACCCGTCGGGACACGCCGCCGTCGCGGGAGCGTGCGCCACGGTCATCAAGGCGTACTTCGACGAGTCGTTCGTCTTCGACGACCCCGTTCGGGCCAGTGCCGACGGGACGCAACTGAGACGCGACGTAGAACAGGACCTCACGCTTCGAGACGAAGTCGATAAACTCGCGGCCAACGTGGCGTACGGCCGGGTTTGGGCGACGGTTCACTACGCCAGCGACGCCCGAGCGGGACTCCGTCTCGGCGAACAGGTAGCGCTCGACCTACTCTGGGGACGCAAGCACACGTCGCACCTCGCCGACCAGTTCGACGGCTGGCAACTGACGACGTTCGACGGCGAGCAGATTACGGTCTGA
- a CDS encoding histidine kinase N-terminal 7TM domain-containing protein, whose protein sequence is MPWNPPALSLLAFAAAVIIVAVVGVGWHRRRDGIESFAALMLVIAFWTAIYGVQLGFTTKPEQISWQRLALATSGGVPPLFLFFAYQYAGKQELLTRRVKALLVGEWAAFTCLALTNPIHHLVWTRATLYPRTVSPALDLEFATGYFVHIAFAYAVVALGLWTILSVYFKSSQIYRRQSALLLIGAVPAFVSHNLFTLKSSPVPGLDFTPFVFTFTGVTYGLALFHFDLLERTPVAHQRAIELTGDGLLVVDGDGRIVDSNHVARQIYDIDRAGETPVSSVLGTTDLQNLHGTTTSIIDGTRRVYELYVSELSFESGLHAGSAIVLRDVTDREAYEQRLEVANRVLRHNLRNDMNVVSGYADLLRERASTDEQQELAEVIRRKSDGLVAVSEKAHQMVDIEQTAQGDGEAVDVCATLASLASEFREEYPEVPVAVDCPDDVTVTAVSKQALTIALRNLLENAFEHNDTADLSVEVTVTTEERQTQIRVSDDGAGLPEMEQDVLKSRTETPLQHSSGLGLWLTYWTVSTTGGEISVTASESEGTTITLLFPTQGSAAGTTAMRPAGRNTL, encoded by the coding sequence ATGCCGTGGAACCCACCCGCGCTTTCTTTGCTAGCCTTCGCGGCCGCCGTAATCATCGTCGCCGTGGTGGGTGTCGGGTGGCACCGACGCCGGGACGGAATCGAGTCGTTCGCGGCACTGATGCTCGTCATCGCGTTCTGGACTGCTATTTACGGCGTCCAACTGGGGTTCACGACGAAGCCAGAACAAATCTCGTGGCAACGACTGGCACTCGCGACCAGCGGGGGCGTCCCACCGTTGTTCCTATTCTTCGCGTACCAGTACGCTGGCAAACAGGAGCTATTGACTCGGAGAGTCAAGGCGTTGTTAGTCGGCGAGTGGGCCGCATTTACCTGCCTCGCGCTGACGAACCCGATTCACCACCTCGTCTGGACTCGTGCGACGCTCTACCCCCGAACCGTCTCCCCCGCTCTCGACCTCGAATTCGCTACGGGCTACTTCGTCCACATCGCGTTCGCGTACGCCGTCGTCGCCCTCGGCCTCTGGACGATTCTGTCGGTCTACTTCAAGTCCTCCCAGATTTATCGCCGACAGTCGGCGTTGCTCCTCATCGGTGCAGTGCCAGCGTTCGTCTCTCATAACCTGTTCACCCTGAAATCGAGTCCGGTCCCCGGTCTCGACTTCACGCCGTTCGTCTTCACCTTCACCGGCGTCACCTACGGACTTGCTCTCTTCCACTTCGACTTGCTCGAACGGACGCCGGTCGCCCACCAGCGCGCTATCGAACTGACCGGCGACGGCCTTCTAGTCGTCGATGGAGACGGCCGAATCGTCGATAGCAACCACGTCGCTCGCCAAATATACGACATCGACCGCGCAGGCGAGACACCGGTTTCGTCTGTTCTCGGAACAACTGACCTACAGAACCTCCACGGGACGACGACCAGTATCATCGATGGGACCCGACGAGTGTACGAACTCTACGTGTCCGAACTCTCCTTCGAGTCGGGGCTACACGCCGGGTCGGCAATCGTCCTCAGAGACGTGACCGACCGAGAGGCGTACGAACAGCGCTTGGAGGTCGCGAACCGCGTCCTCCGGCACAACCTGCGCAACGACATGAACGTCGTCTCGGGCTACGCAGACCTACTGAGAGAGCGCGCCTCCACCGACGAACAGCAAGAACTCGCCGAGGTGATTCGCAGAAAGTCCGACGGTCTCGTCGCAGTGAGCGAGAAGGCCCACCAGATGGTAGACATCGAGCAGACGGCTCAAGGAGACGGCGAAGCAGTAGACGTCTGCGCGACGCTCGCCTCGCTCGCGTCGGAGTTTCGCGAAGAGTATCCGGAAGTACCAGTGGCGGTCGATTGCCCGGACGACGTGACCGTCACAGCCGTCTCGAAGCAGGCGCTGACCATCGCACTCAGGAACCTGCTGGAGAACGCCTTCGAACACAACGATACCGCGGACTTGTCGGTCGAAGTCACGGTGACGACAGAAGAACGACAGACTCAGATTCGGGTGAGCGACGACGGGGCTGGACTCCCCGAGATGGAACAAGACGTCCTGAAGAGTCGCACGGAGACGCCGCTCCAACACAGCAGTGGCCTCGGACTCTGGCTCACCTACTGGACGGTTTCGACGACCGGCGGCGAGATTTCGGTCACTGCTTCGGAGTCGGAGGGGACGACGATTACGTTACTGTTCCCGACGCAGGGTTCGGCGGCGGGGACGACTGCGATGCGACCCGCGGGTCGGAACACGCTGTAA
- a CDS encoding DNA-3-methyladenine glycosylase family protein — protein MREEAHSVLREDPVMAELLDRYDPYSERNWNEFERLCVSIINQQLSTASAAAVRERVFDLLDGDVTPEAILAADDEALGDAGLSGMKIEYMRNAARAFQTDDYTKAGLADHSDEEVIELLTEIKGIGEWTANMYLLFVLEREDVLPLGDLAVRKGIEQLYGTDSGELTRAEMREIAEHWRPYRSVATKYIWASYESED, from the coding sequence ATGCGCGAGGAAGCCCACTCAGTCTTACGAGAAGACCCCGTGATGGCCGAACTACTCGACCGCTACGACCCCTACTCGGAACGAAACTGGAACGAGTTCGAACGCCTCTGCGTGTCCATCATCAACCAACAACTCTCGACAGCCAGTGCGGCGGCCGTGAGGGAACGAGTGTTCGACCTCCTCGACGGCGACGTGACGCCCGAGGCAATTCTGGCGGCGGACGACGAAGCACTCGGTGATGCCGGTCTCTCAGGGATGAAAATCGAGTACATGCGGAACGCCGCACGTGCGTTCCAGACCGACGACTACACGAAAGCAGGATTGGCCGACCACTCCGACGAGGAAGTAATCGAACTACTCACCGAAATCAAAGGAATCGGCGAGTGGACTGCCAACATGTATCTGCTCTTCGTCTTGGAGCGCGAAGACGTGCTTCCGCTCGGCGACCTCGCGGTTCGCAAGGGTATCGAGCAACTGTACGGGACAGATTCCGGGGAACTGACTCGCGCAGAGATGCGCGAAATCGCCGAACACTGGCGACCCTATCGGTCTGTGGCGACGAAGTACATCTGGGCGAGTTACGAGTCCGAAGACTGA